One Scylla paramamosain isolate STU-SP2022 chromosome 6, ASM3559412v1, whole genome shotgun sequence DNA segment encodes these proteins:
- the LOC135101043 gene encoding uncharacterized protein LOC135101043, giving the protein MVASIRDLSYEERLERIHLAMLKKRRERGDLIAIYKAYEGVEEMDWSNLMVWDTWDTRGHGKKLKRSACRRDIKKYSFPYRSIDVRNSLDEEIVNAESIHQFRAKLDIKRYGDGTAQA; this is encoded by the coding sequence atggtagcaagtatcagggacttgtcatatgaagagagactggaaagaatacaTCTAGCAATgttgaaaaagaggagagaaaggggagacttgattgcaatatataaagcatatgagggagtagaggagatGGACTGGAgcaacttaatggtctgggatacatgggacactagaggacatggaaagaagctgaagaggagtgcttgtagaagagacatcaaaaagtatagtttcccatatagaagtatagATGTacggaacagtctggatgaggagatagtaaatgcagaaagtatacatcaATTCagggctaagttggatattaaaagatatggagatgggacagcacaagcatag